A single bacterium DNA region contains:
- a CDS encoding YezD family protein, which produces MNPKILEEIAEYINQINYGEVVIVIHDSKIVQIERKEKKRF; this is translated from the coding sequence ATTAATCCAAAGATATTAGAAGAGATAGCAGAATATATCAATCAAATAAACTATGGAGAGGTGGTAATAGTAATTCATGATTCAAAAATCGTTCAAATAGAAAGAAAAGAGAAAAAGCGCTTTTAA